Proteins co-encoded in one Corynebacterium lujinxingii genomic window:
- a CDS encoding M12 family metallo-peptidase: MNYRHFLSTACATAVIAGGVAVPATAAEMDPIGRECRTATTAVKLGQPIPNIENYTFSSNYNALDGNTLRIYAPNKYKPYITQATDQWVEATDGLVRFEFVDKPGYKVVNVQEANLGGYVVGRVQGTVDNMQLLLNPDILRNGYTQSLVMTIAHELGHAMGLRHTCDGALMKDGTNRGKTATTVQAFDAKVLIQAYNLEQYGGQPMTTPTTSAEPSTSEEPTVEPDVEPSTTEPSTSEEPTFDEPTITETVELTTSEQPTEEAPAPETATSEDEPTPVEETTSETTTETVAEEAPETVYVTLEDEPTTSEPAPLVTTIRSTTTIRSTSTVQTTVVSEPSTSSESTTTKATTTSAAPVVESTISEQTMTEASTSTPKPVTSTSTKVTTTSAAPTTSSPSSEQATTKSSTSTPKPVTTTATKATTTSVAPLTTVSSTTAVPTTTTSSNRTVTVEGTTNATTVRPAFERVTTSSTSTVETRAPETTTSTRRTITVTIEPEVQEEKKDDAAAKVGIIIPIMVSIFAAIGAIGWAIYKLF, from the coding sequence GTGAATTATAGACATTTTCTCTCCACCGCCTGTGCCACCGCTGTGATCGCAGGTGGCGTTGCAGTTCCTGCGACCGCCGCTGAGATGGACCCGATCGGCCGCGAATGCCGCACCGCAACCACGGCAGTCAAGCTCGGCCAGCCGATCCCGAACATCGAGAACTACACCTTTAGCTCCAACTACAACGCCCTCGACGGCAACACCCTGCGCATCTACGCGCCGAACAAGTACAAGCCGTACATCACCCAGGCCACCGACCAGTGGGTAGAGGCGACTGATGGTCTGGTGCGTTTCGAGTTCGTCGATAAGCCTGGCTACAAAGTGGTCAACGTCCAGGAGGCGAACCTCGGCGGCTACGTCGTCGGGCGCGTGCAGGGCACCGTGGACAACATGCAGCTACTGCTCAACCCGGACATCCTGCGCAACGGCTACACCCAGAGCCTCGTTATGACCATCGCCCACGAGCTCGGCCATGCCATGGGCCTGCGCCACACCTGCGACGGCGCCCTGATGAAGGACGGCACCAACCGCGGCAAGACCGCCACCACCGTCCAGGCTTTTGATGCCAAGGTGCTCATTCAGGCGTACAACCTCGAGCAGTACGGTGGCCAGCCCATGACCACGCCGACTACCTCTGCGGAGCCTTCGACTTCTGAGGAGCCGACTGTCGAGCCGGACGTCGAGCCTTCAACCACTGAGCCTTCGACTTCTGAGGAGCCGACCTTTGACGAGCCGACGATTACTGAAACCGTCGAGCTGACCACCTCGGAGCAGCCCACCGAGGAGGCCCCGGCGCCAGAGACGGCCACCTCCGAGGACGAGCCGACCCCGGTTGAGGAAACTACCTCTGAGACCACCACCGAAACCGTTGCCGAAGAGGCGCCGGAGACTGTGTACGTCACCCTGGAGGACGAACCGACCACGTCTGAGCCGGCTCCGTTGGTGACCACCATTCGCTCCACCACAACCATCCGCTCCACCTCCACCGTGCAGACCACCGTGGTGAGCGAACCTTCAACGTCGTCTGAGTCGACCACGACCAAGGCGACCACCACTTCGGCAGCGCCGGTTGTGGAGTCGACCATCTCCGAGCAGACCATGACCGAGGCATCTACCTCCACGCCGAAGCCGGTGACCTCGACCTCGACAAAGGTGACCACCACCTCCGCAGCGCCGACCACGTCGTCGCCCAGCTCCGAGCAGGCCACGACCAAGTCTTCTACCTCGACGCCGAAGCCGGTCACCACGACCGCGACCAAGGCGACCACCACTTCGGTGGCACCACTGACGACGGTCTCCTCGACAACGGCAGTGCCGACCACCACCACGAGCAGCAACCGCACCGTGACTGTCGAGGGAACCACGAACGCGACCACCGTCAGGCCGGCGTTTGAGCGGGTGACGACGTCGTCGACAAGCACTGTCGAGACGCGTGCTCCGGAGACGACCACGTCGACGCGGCGCACGATCACCGTCACCATCGAGCCCGAGGTGCAGGAAGAGAAGAAGGACGACGCCGCGGCGAAGGTGGGGATCATCATCCCGATCATGGTGTCGATCTTCGCTGCCATCGGCGCGATCGGCTGGGCTATTTACAAGCTGTTCTAG
- a CDS encoding sortase family protein codes for MKSVPRWVYHVRRIVAVLIVVLLVRALLDDDTPPPEPSAEETSVSASETTTVRRHAAAQITSGRPVEMVVPVLGMRAGFEEADCRVVDGAIDPKSMDKACALTGEGYPYALPGTDATDLVVIAGHTGAGFSGVFDKLYDGTAERHTVAEGDYLYVRTETSGEDWLVYRATDLHDPDKKALASDPAIWGNGPMPGRLLTISCIQPANLLADSVRNAVVGWQLEGTATSEDVETVFQPR; via the coding sequence GTGAAGTCCGTTCCCCGCTGGGTCTACCATGTGCGCCGTATTGTCGCGGTGCTCATCGTTGTGCTGCTCGTGCGAGCATTGCTTGACGACGACACCCCGCCGCCCGAACCCTCCGCCGAGGAGACGTCCGTGTCGGCTTCTGAGACGACGACGGTTCGTCGTCACGCAGCTGCCCAGATCACGAGCGGGCGCCCGGTGGAGATGGTCGTGCCCGTGCTGGGGATGCGCGCCGGGTTCGAGGAGGCGGACTGCCGGGTGGTCGATGGCGCGATCGACCCGAAGAGCATGGACAAAGCGTGCGCGCTGACGGGGGAGGGCTACCCGTACGCGCTACCCGGCACCGACGCGACGGACCTGGTGGTGATTGCGGGGCACACGGGCGCGGGCTTTAGCGGGGTGTTCGACAAGCTTTACGACGGCACCGCCGAGCGCCACACCGTCGCCGAGGGGGACTACCTGTACGTGCGCACCGAGACCTCCGGCGAGGACTGGCTGGTCTACCGGGCGACCGACCTGCACGACCCGGACAAGAAGGCCCTGGCCAGCGACCCCGCGATCTGGGGCAACGGCCCGATGCCGGGGCGCCTGCTCACCATTTCCTGCATCCAGCCGGCGAACCTGCTGGCGGATTCCGTGCGCAATGCGGTGGTTGGCTGGCAGTTGGAGGGCACCGCGACCAGCGAGGATGTGGAAACGGTGTTCCAGCCGCGGTAG
- a CDS encoding rhodanese-like domain-containing protein: protein MKNVNVTEVPEGAQIIDVREPNEFAAAHASGARNIPLSELVARTSEIDPEHDIYIICKSGGRSAQAGEYLEQAYGWVNLYNVVGGTDEWITQNLPHES, encoded by the coding sequence ATGAAGAACGTCAACGTTACTGAAGTCCCGGAAGGCGCCCAGATTATCGACGTGCGCGAGCCCAACGAGTTCGCCGCCGCCCACGCGTCGGGCGCGCGCAACATCCCGCTGTCGGAGCTGGTCGCACGCACGAGTGAGATCGACCCGGAGCACGACATCTACATCATCTGCAAGTCTGGCGGGCGCAGCGCGCAGGCCGGCGAGTACCTGGAGCAGGCGTACGGCTGGGTGAACCTGTACAACGTCGTCGGCGGCACGGACGAGTGGATCACCCAGAATCTGCCGCACGAAAGCTAG
- a CDS encoding MarR family winged helix-turn-helix transcriptional regulator encodes MSTLPDLPSALAKSPHFQIERVRRHTKDEVERTLATHETTMREFWILTCVDVEPMSQRQLSELLNVDASDMVRLIDSLEDHGWVTRDRDPKDRRRQIVEATKKGKKALTKLGDDVAAAEDRALEASSQKQLKSLKKLSQALEADD; translated from the coding sequence ATGTCGACGCTTCCTGATCTGCCCTCCGCCCTGGCAAAGTCGCCGCATTTCCAGATCGAGCGCGTGCGTAGACACACCAAAGACGAGGTCGAGCGCACGCTGGCCACGCACGAGACCACGATGCGCGAGTTCTGGATTCTCACGTGTGTGGATGTGGAGCCGATGTCGCAACGCCAGCTCTCGGAGCTGCTCAACGTTGACGCCTCGGACATGGTGCGCCTGATCGACTCGCTGGAAGACCACGGCTGGGTCACCCGCGACCGCGACCCGAAGGACCGGCGCCGCCAGATTGTCGAGGCGACGAAGAAGGGCAAAAAGGCGCTGACAAAGCTTGGCGACGACGTCGCGGCCGCCGAAGACCGCGCCTTAGAGGCGTCGTCGCAGAAGCAGTTGAAGAGCCTGAAGAAGCTGTCTCAGGCGCTGGAGGCGGACGACTAA
- a CDS encoding Pls/PosA family non-ribosomal peptide synthetase, with product MSSSDSHNEQLLRSHLAPPERTLIDILHASAAEHPGAAAIDDGDVLTYAELVDEIDKRAADMRAQGVPYKGRVGIRMTSGTRELYLAILSTMRAGCAYVPVDADDPDERAETVFGEADVDAIWTDEGLRLLKPAEPTPLSEPTPDDDCWIIFTSGSTGKPKGVAVTHRSAAAFVDAEARLFCQDEPLGPEDRVLAGLSVAFDASCEEMWLAWGHGACLVPAPRALVRSGQDLGPWLIRRDITVVSTVPTLAGLWPKEALDNIRLLIVGGEACSQELTDRLADGREMWNTYGPTEATVVASAAQLHPGKPVTIGWALDGWDLKIADDGELVIGGVGLARYLDPEKDAEKYAPMGDWDRAYRTGDHVRLTDDGLAFVGRADDQVKIGGRRIELGEVEANVAALDGVYNSAVAVQTLPSTDKVLVGYVSPDDGVTLNVQEMRERLAEVMPAALVPRIHVMDELPIRTSGKVDKKALPWPLPASVDAVGMTETEQWVAEAWVEVLGLDVPGKDADFFELGGSSLAAASLIARLRERVPTIAVRDLYDHPRLETLASLIDDITRTSQTAIRERSVSPVPGATRLAQTLLMVPVMTLKAATAVTWVAIAANVLGLTELSWSWLAAAFVVLCTPFGRIPIGALGARLIRGRIAPGTYQRGGVKHVRLWAAERWLAASGAMNISSANASKITARMLGNTVGKDVDMHAFAPVTGLATIGEGAAIEPGVDLSGYWLDGDELHVGEVSIGPGARVGTRSTLMPGTEIREGAHVEAGSTVTGVKPVKKHARWAGSPARKKGRSKQRFPDEAPPRRPLWAFIYGLTSLLLAALPALAALAGAAATVGLARLANTQSVWGLLLFAPVGGLVYIGLGLVLTWCGVRLAQLGVRPGVFPVRSLHGWTLWTVTRLMDDARTRYFPVYAGQATPVWLRLLGAHIGDNAEVSTAVVVPKLTEVRDGAFLADDTLVGTYEIGGGWIRTDQATVGKRSFVGNSGIVAPGRKLAKQSLVAVLSASPKKSKAGSNWWGSPPERMRRVEVEAAGEETYKPSAALRRKRGVVETLRLLAPMTQAVLAALFAAIVVSLLQGIGFWTYLLGGLVWMGVGVLAVLSAVVAKWVLVGTQRADEHPLYSWYVWLNELQDQFIEVVAAPWFFNWAAGSGEMNLALRALGVKIGPGAWVESYWFPETDLCVVGRGATVGPGTVVQTHLFQDRVMSLDTVTIADSATLGPHSVSLPGSVIGDGATVGPGSLVMRGDDVPANTVWQGNPVEPR from the coding sequence ATGTCTTCGTCCGACAGCCACAACGAACAGCTTCTCCGCAGCCATTTGGCGCCGCCCGAGCGCACCCTGATCGATATTTTGCACGCCTCCGCCGCCGAACACCCCGGCGCGGCGGCGATCGACGACGGCGACGTGCTCACCTATGCCGAACTGGTCGACGAGATCGACAAACGTGCCGCCGACATGCGCGCGCAGGGTGTGCCGTACAAAGGCCGCGTGGGTATCCGGATGACCTCCGGCACCCGCGAGCTGTATCTCGCCATCTTGTCCACGATGCGCGCCGGATGCGCGTATGTGCCCGTGGACGCGGACGACCCGGACGAGCGCGCGGAGACCGTCTTCGGCGAGGCGGACGTGGACGCGATCTGGACGGACGAGGGTCTGCGCCTGCTCAAGCCCGCCGAACCGACGCCGCTTTCGGAGCCCACCCCGGACGACGACTGCTGGATCATCTTCACCTCCGGCTCCACCGGCAAACCCAAAGGCGTGGCGGTCACCCACCGTTCGGCCGCCGCGTTCGTGGACGCCGAGGCGCGCCTGTTCTGCCAGGACGAACCGCTCGGACCCGAGGACCGCGTGCTCGCCGGCCTGTCGGTGGCCTTCGACGCCTCGTGCGAGGAGATGTGGTTGGCCTGGGGCCACGGCGCCTGCCTGGTGCCGGCCCCGCGCGCGCTGGTGCGCTCCGGGCAGGACTTGGGCCCGTGGCTGATCCGCCGCGACATCACCGTCGTCTCCACCGTGCCTACCCTTGCCGGGCTGTGGCCGAAGGAAGCACTGGACAACATCCGCCTGCTTATCGTCGGCGGCGAGGCCTGCTCGCAAGAACTCACCGACCGTCTGGCCGATGGCCGCGAGATGTGGAACACCTACGGCCCCACCGAGGCAACCGTGGTGGCCAGCGCCGCACAGCTGCACCCGGGCAAGCCGGTGACCATCGGCTGGGCACTCGACGGCTGGGATTTGAAGATCGCCGACGACGGCGAGCTGGTCATCGGCGGCGTCGGCCTCGCCCGCTACCTGGATCCCGAAAAGGACGCGGAGAAGTACGCCCCGATGGGCGACTGGGACCGCGCCTACCGCACCGGCGATCACGTCCGGCTTACCGACGACGGCCTCGCCTTTGTCGGCCGAGCCGATGACCAGGTGAAAATCGGTGGCCGCCGCATCGAGCTCGGCGAGGTCGAGGCCAACGTGGCCGCGCTCGACGGCGTGTACAACTCCGCCGTTGCCGTGCAAACCCTGCCTTCTACCGACAAGGTGCTCGTCGGCTACGTCTCCCCCGACGACGGCGTGACGCTGAACGTCCAGGAAATGCGCGAGCGCCTCGCCGAGGTCATGCCGGCCGCGCTCGTGCCGCGCATCCACGTCATGGACGAGCTGCCCATCCGCACCTCCGGCAAGGTGGACAAAAAGGCCCTGCCGTGGCCGCTGCCCGCTTCCGTCGACGCGGTCGGCATGACCGAGACCGAACAGTGGGTCGCGGAAGCATGGGTCGAGGTCCTCGGCCTAGACGTGCCGGGCAAGGACGCGGACTTCTTCGAATTGGGCGGCTCCTCGCTCGCCGCGGCCTCGCTCATTGCCCGCCTACGCGAGCGGGTTCCCACCATCGCCGTGCGCGATCTCTACGACCACCCCAGGTTGGAAACGCTCGCCTCGCTTATCGACGACATCACGCGCACCTCCCAAACCGCCATCCGCGAGCGTTCCGTGTCGCCGGTACCCGGCGCGACCCGCCTGGCCCAGACGCTGCTCATGGTGCCGGTGATGACGCTCAAGGCCGCCACGGCCGTGACCTGGGTGGCCATCGCTGCGAACGTGCTGGGGCTGACCGAGTTGTCCTGGTCCTGGCTCGCCGCTGCGTTTGTGGTCCTGTGCACCCCGTTTGGCCGCATCCCCATCGGAGCGCTCGGCGCCCGGCTGATCCGCGGTCGCATCGCGCCGGGCACATACCAGCGTGGCGGCGTCAAGCACGTCCGCCTGTGGGCCGCGGAGCGTTGGCTGGCCGCCTCCGGCGCGATGAACATCTCCAGCGCGAACGCGTCAAAGATCACCGCCCGCATGTTGGGCAACACGGTGGGCAAGGACGTGGACATGCACGCCTTCGCCCCGGTCACCGGCCTTGCCACCATCGGCGAGGGTGCCGCCATCGAGCCCGGCGTGGACCTCAGCGGGTACTGGCTCGACGGTGATGAACTGCACGTCGGCGAGGTGTCCATCGGCCCCGGCGCGCGCGTGGGCACCCGCTCCACCCTCATGCCCGGCACCGAGATTCGCGAGGGCGCACACGTGGAGGCCGGCTCCACCGTCACCGGCGTCAAACCGGTGAAAAAGCACGCCCGCTGGGCCGGCTCCCCAGCGCGCAAGAAGGGCCGGTCCAAGCAGCGCTTCCCCGACGAGGCCCCGCCGCGCCGGCCGCTGTGGGCGTTCATCTACGGCCTGACCTCACTGCTTCTGGCGGCCCTTCCCGCCCTGGCGGCGCTTGCGGGCGCGGCGGCCACGGTCGGCCTGGCCCGTCTGGCGAACACCCAGTCCGTGTGGGGCCTGCTCCTCTTCGCTCCCGTCGGCGGCTTGGTCTACATCGGCCTCGGCCTCGTCCTGACCTGGTGCGGGGTGCGGCTTGCCCAACTCGGCGTACGCCCCGGCGTCTTCCCCGTGCGCTCCTTGCACGGCTGGACGCTGTGGACCGTCACCCGGCTTATGGACGACGCCCGCACCCGCTACTTCCCCGTCTACGCCGGCCAAGCCACCCCGGTCTGGCTGCGCCTCCTCGGCGCCCACATCGGCGACAACGCGGAAGTCTCCACCGCCGTCGTCGTGCCGAAGCTCACCGAGGTGCGCGACGGAGCATTTCTTGCCGACGACACCCTCGTCGGCACCTACGAAATCGGCGGCGGCTGGATCCGCACCGATCAGGCCACCGTGGGCAAGCGCTCCTTTGTGGGCAACTCCGGCATCGTCGCCCCGGGCCGCAAACTGGCCAAGCAGTCCCTGGTGGCGGTGCTCTCCGCCAGCCCGAAGAAATCCAAGGCCGGCTCGAACTGGTGGGGCTCCCCGCCGGAGCGCATGCGCCGCGTCGAGGTCGAAGCCGCCGGTGAAGAGACCTACAAGCCGTCGGCGGCGCTGCGCCGGAAGCGTGGGGTCGTCGAGACGCTACGGCTTTTGGCCCCCATGACCCAAGCGGTGCTCGCAGCCCTGTTCGCCGCGATTGTTGTTTCGCTATTGCAAGGCATCGGCTTCTGGACGTACCTGCTCGGCGGGCTGGTCTGGATGGGCGTCGGCGTGCTCGCGGTGCTCTCCGCCGTGGTGGCCAAGTGGGTGCTCGTGGGCACGCAACGCGCCGACGAACACCCGCTGTACTCGTGGTACGTGTGGCTCAACGAGCTGCAGGACCAGTTCATCGAGGTCGTCGCCGCCCCCTGGTTCTTCAACTGGGCCGCCGGCTCCGGCGAGATGAACCTCGCGCTACGGGCGCTGGGCGTGAAGATCGGACCCGGCGCGTGGGTGGAGTCCTACTGGTTCCCGGAAACCGACCTGTGCGTGGTTGGTCGCGGCGCCACCGTCGGCCCCGGCACCGTGGTGCAAACCCACCTGTTCCAGGACCGCGTGATGTCGCTCGACACCGTCACGATCGCCGACTCCGCCACCCTCGGCCCCCACTCCGTCTCCCTGCCGGGCTCCGTCATCGGCGACGGCGCCACCGTCGGGCCCGGTTCGCTGGTGATGCGTGGCGACGACGTCCCCGCCAACACCGTCTGGCAAGGCAACCCCGTCGAGCCCCGGTAG
- a CDS encoding ImmA/IrrE family metallo-endopeptidase produces the protein MTDAVTQASVIARRMALARELAELSIAETTGSSPISPERLVAIEAGDDFPQSLDIAVVAESTGLPIGWFLEERPQLVASRKPAPEGGVSPAFDLALERLSVHVEQLVNEGIITPAAHQGFRLDVDHDVIARRAAEVRGWAGVGDEPIEDLSAFCERVGLLVFSQAFPGSPFEGAVTEIEREPGVEFGIALVDKCAGFLRSRFTLAHELGHWVYRTSFETGCGHGDVERAMNSFAAHLLMPRSFVERMETKHVGSRALAMAVSSQCGVSWSATLGHLANLGVISDKAYALEVERKPDSQEFQSAGFAIPMVKELDVVPPQYRSAVLSAYRQRKLTTGKTLEVLFESVVEEQLPERIPPRGRKAS, from the coding sequence ATGACTGATGCCGTTACGCAGGCGAGTGTGATCGCGCGACGCATGGCGTTGGCGCGAGAACTTGCAGAACTTAGCATCGCCGAGACGACCGGCAGTTCGCCTATCTCACCCGAGCGGCTAGTTGCCATTGAAGCTGGTGATGATTTTCCTCAGTCGCTCGACATTGCGGTGGTCGCGGAGTCGACAGGACTGCCAATTGGATGGTTCTTGGAGGAACGGCCTCAACTCGTTGCAAGCCGGAAGCCGGCGCCGGAGGGCGGCGTCTCTCCAGCATTTGATCTTGCCCTTGAACGGTTGTCGGTACACGTTGAACAACTGGTGAACGAGGGCATTATCACACCTGCCGCACATCAAGGTTTTCGGTTGGACGTAGACCATGACGTTATCGCTCGTCGAGCGGCTGAGGTTCGTGGTTGGGCAGGTGTAGGCGATGAGCCGATTGAGGATCTCTCCGCGTTCTGTGAGCGCGTTGGTTTGCTTGTATTTTCCCAGGCTTTCCCTGGATCTCCATTTGAAGGCGCGGTAACTGAGATTGAACGCGAACCAGGTGTTGAGTTTGGTATTGCTCTCGTCGATAAGTGCGCCGGGTTTCTCCGGTCCAGGTTTACGCTCGCGCATGAGCTCGGCCACTGGGTGTATCGCACGTCTTTCGAAACCGGTTGTGGGCACGGGGACGTCGAACGCGCGATGAATTCGTTCGCAGCGCACCTGCTGATGCCGCGCTCGTTTGTAGAACGGATGGAGACGAAGCATGTGGGCAGCAGAGCGCTAGCGATGGCGGTCTCCTCTCAGTGCGGTGTGAGTTGGAGCGCCACACTAGGACATCTTGCAAACCTCGGTGTCATCTCTGATAAAGCCTATGCACTGGAGGTTGAGCGCAAACCAGACAGTCAAGAATTTCAAAGCGCTGGTTTTGCAATCCCGATGGTTAAGGAACTGGATGTGGTTCCTCCTCAGTATCGCAGTGCGGTGCTCAGTGCGTACCGTCAGAGGAAGCTCACGACAGGGAAAACGCTGGAAGTGTTATTCGAGTCAGTCGTTGAGGAGCAACTGCCGGAGCGGATTCCACCGCGAGGGAGAAAAGCCTCGTGA